Proteins encoded by one window of Burkholderia plantarii:
- the truB gene encoding tRNA pseudouridine(55) synthase TruB has translation MTTAPQRSQQPRVPRRMLDGVLLLDKPVGLSSNDALIRAKRLYLAKKAGHTGTLDPLASGLLPLCFGEATKFSQDLLEADKTYEATMRLGIRTTTGDAEGEAVETREVQVRRTAVEAVLPRFLGEIVQVPPMYSALKRDGKPLYEYARAGQTVEREGRNVTIHALELLACELPDVTFRVTCSKGTYVRTLAEDIGEALGCGAHLVALRRTGVGALTLEHAVTLDALSDAEAAERDGWLQPVDALLSTFPPVRLDADEAKRFRHGQRLRLAAAPETGADDEAGARVRVYDEAGQLLGVARLLDGVLAPERLVVSGEAAG, from the coding sequence ATGACGACTGCTCCTCAACGCTCCCAGCAACCACGCGTGCCGCGCCGCATGCTCGACGGCGTGCTGCTGCTCGACAAGCCCGTCGGGCTGTCGAGCAACGACGCGCTGATCCGCGCCAAGCGCCTCTATCTCGCGAAGAAGGCCGGCCACACCGGCACGCTCGATCCGCTCGCCTCCGGCCTGCTGCCGCTCTGCTTCGGCGAGGCCACCAAGTTCTCGCAGGATCTGCTCGAAGCCGACAAGACCTATGAAGCGACGATGCGGCTCGGCATCCGCACGACCACCGGCGACGCCGAGGGCGAGGCGGTCGAGACGCGCGAGGTGCAGGTCCGGCGCACCGCCGTCGAGGCCGTGCTGCCGCGCTTTCTCGGCGAGATCGTGCAGGTGCCGCCGATGTATTCGGCGCTCAAGCGCGACGGCAAACCGCTCTACGAATACGCGCGCGCCGGGCAGACCGTCGAGCGCGAGGGCCGCAACGTGACGATCCACGCGCTCGAACTGCTCGCGTGCGAACTGCCCGACGTGACGTTCCGCGTGACCTGCAGCAAGGGCACCTACGTGCGCACGCTCGCCGAGGATATCGGCGAGGCGCTCGGCTGCGGCGCGCATCTGGTGGCGCTGCGGCGCACCGGCGTCGGCGCGCTGACCCTCGAGCACGCGGTCACGCTCGACGCGCTGTCGGATGCCGAAGCCGCCGAACGCGACGGCTGGCTGCAGCCCGTCGATGCGCTGCTGTCGACGTTTCCGCCGGTGCGGCTCGACGCCGACGAAGCGAAGCGGTTCCGGCACGGCCAGCGGCTGCGGCTCGCCGCGGCGCCCGAGACCGGCGCCGATGACGAAGCGGGCGCGCGGGTGCGCGTGTACGACGAGGCCGGGCAACTGCTCGGCGTGGCGCGCCTGCTCGATGGCGTGCTGGCACCGGAGCGGCTCGTCGTCAGCGGCGAGGCGGCCGGCTGA
- a CDS encoding DHA2 family efflux MFS transporter permease subunit, translating into MAKSQPVTYPPLEGGQLLLGTIAVSLAVFMNVLDTSIANVAIPTISGDLGVSSDQGTWVITSFAVANAISVPLTGWLTDRIGQVRLFFASIILFVISSWLCGLAPTLPFLLVARVVQGAVAGPMIPLSQSLLLSSYPRARASMALALWAMTTLIAPVAGPILGGWISDNYSWPWIFYVNIPVGIVAAIVTWMIYRNRESTKRKAPIDGVGLALLVIWVGSLQVMLDKGKDLDWFSSTTIVVLALTAVIAFAFFVIWELTAEHPVVDLSLFAMRNFSGGTIALSVGYGLYFGNLVLLPLWLQTQIGYTATDAGLVMAPVGFFAILLSPLTGKYLPRTDPRYIATAAFLTFALCFWMRSRYTTGVDQWSLMLPTFVQGIAMAGFFIPLVSITLSGLPGHRIPAASGLSNFVRIMFGGIGTSIFQTAWDHRNNFHHAQIVEATNVYNPIYNQAVAQMGSLGLSEQQANGLINQMATQQAAQLGVNDLFYVSAVIFVVLIGLIWITKPERTGGGDSSAAASAAH; encoded by the coding sequence ATGGCCAAGTCCCAACCCGTCACCTACCCCCCGCTGGAGGGTGGGCAGCTGCTGCTCGGCACCATCGCCGTGTCGCTCGCGGTGTTCATGAACGTGCTCGACACCTCGATCGCCAACGTCGCGATCCCGACCATCTCGGGCGATCTCGGCGTGTCGTCGGATCAGGGCACCTGGGTGATCACCTCGTTCGCGGTCGCCAACGCGATCTCGGTGCCGCTGACCGGCTGGCTGACCGACCGGATCGGCCAGGTCCGCCTGTTCTTCGCCTCGATCATCCTGTTCGTGATCTCGTCGTGGCTCTGCGGGCTCGCGCCGACGCTGCCGTTCCTGCTGGTGGCGCGCGTGGTCCAGGGCGCCGTGGCCGGGCCGATGATCCCGCTCTCGCAGTCGCTGCTGCTGTCGAGCTATCCGCGCGCGCGCGCATCGATGGCGCTCGCGCTGTGGGCCATGACCACGCTGATCGCGCCGGTGGCCGGGCCGATTCTCGGCGGCTGGATCTCCGACAACTACTCGTGGCCGTGGATCTTCTACGTGAACATTCCGGTCGGGATCGTCGCCGCGATCGTCACCTGGATGATCTACCGCAACCGCGAATCGACCAAGCGCAAGGCGCCGATCGACGGCGTCGGCCTCGCGCTGCTGGTGATCTGGGTCGGCTCGCTGCAGGTCATGCTCGACAAGGGCAAGGATCTCGACTGGTTCTCCTCGACCACGATCGTGGTGCTCGCGCTGACCGCCGTGATCGCGTTCGCGTTCTTCGTGATCTGGGAGCTGACGGCCGAACACCCGGTGGTGGACCTGTCGCTGTTCGCGATGCGCAATTTCAGCGGCGGCACGATCGCGCTGTCGGTCGGCTACGGGCTCTACTTCGGCAACCTCGTGCTGCTGCCGCTGTGGCTGCAGACGCAGATCGGCTACACGGCGACCGACGCCGGGCTCGTGATGGCGCCGGTCGGCTTCTTCGCGATCCTGCTCTCGCCGCTGACCGGCAAGTACCTGCCGCGCACCGATCCGCGCTACATCGCCACCGCCGCGTTCCTGACCTTCGCGCTGTGCTTCTGGATGCGCTCGCGCTACACCACCGGCGTCGACCAGTGGTCGCTGATGCTGCCGACTTTCGTGCAGGGCATCGCGATGGCGGGCTTCTTCATCCCGCTCGTCTCCATCACGCTGTCGGGCCTGCCCGGCCACCGGATTCCGGCCGCCTCGGGCCTGTCGAACTTCGTGCGGATCATGTTCGGCGGCATCGGAACCTCGATCTTCCAGACCGCGTGGGATCATCGCAACAACTTCCATCACGCGCAGATCGTCGAGGCGACCAACGTCTACAACCCGATCTACAACCAGGCGGTCGCGCAGATGGGCAGCCTCGGGCTCTCCGAGCAGCAGGCCAACGGGCTCATCAACCAGATGGCCACGCAGCAGGCCGCGCAGCTCGGCGTCAACGACCTGTTCTACGTGTCGGCCGTGATCTTCGTGGTGCTGATCGGCCTGATCTGGATCACCAAGCCCGAACGCACGGGCGGCGGCGATTCGAGCGCGGCGGCATCGGCCGCGCATTGA
- a CDS encoding efflux RND transporter periplasmic adaptor subunit: MSDAQQNTAGTARPNNTKRKRMMTILIVIIVLAAIAYGIYYFLVARFHETTDDAYVNGNVVQITPQVTGTVIAVNADDTQTVTAGAPLVVLDPADARVALQQAEANLAQTVRKVRGLFVNDDQYRAQVALRETDLSKARDDLRRRLAVAQTGAVSQEEISHARDAVKAAQASVDAAQQQLASNRALTANTTVADHPNVLAAAAKVRDAYLANARNTLPAPVTGYVAKRSVQVGQRVAPGNPLMSVVPLNGVWVDANFKEVQLTHMRIGQPVELTADVYGSSVKYQGKVVGFSAGTGSAFSLLPAQNATGNWIKVVQRLPVRIALDPQQLQQHPLRIGLSMQVDVDIKDDRGGQLGNVPNTVYQTDVFAKYGDDANAEIARIIAENAGGAAPAATKPAAGATPKRM; encoded by the coding sequence ATGAGCGACGCTCAACAGAACACGGCCGGCACCGCACGGCCGAACAACACGAAACGCAAGCGGATGATGACGATCCTGATCGTGATCATCGTGCTCGCCGCGATCGCCTACGGCATCTATTACTTCCTCGTCGCGCGCTTCCACGAAACCACCGACGACGCCTATGTTAACGGCAACGTGGTGCAAATCACGCCGCAGGTGACAGGCACGGTGATCGCGGTCAACGCCGACGACACGCAGACCGTCACGGCGGGCGCCCCGCTCGTCGTGCTCGATCCGGCCGACGCGCGCGTCGCGCTGCAACAGGCCGAGGCCAATCTCGCGCAGACCGTGCGCAAGGTGCGCGGCCTGTTCGTCAACGACGACCAGTATCGCGCGCAGGTCGCGCTGCGCGAAACCGACCTGTCGAAGGCGCGGGACGACCTGCGCCGGCGCCTGGCCGTGGCGCAGACGGGCGCGGTCTCGCAGGAAGAGATCTCGCACGCGCGCGACGCCGTGAAGGCCGCGCAGGCGTCGGTCGACGCCGCGCAGCAGCAACTCGCCTCGAACCGCGCGCTGACCGCCAACACCACCGTCGCCGACCATCCGAACGTGCTGGCCGCGGCCGCGAAAGTACGCGACGCCTACCTGGCCAACGCGCGCAACACGCTGCCCGCGCCCGTCACCGGCTACGTGGCGAAGCGCTCGGTGCAGGTCGGCCAGCGCGTCGCGCCGGGCAATCCGCTGATGTCGGTGGTGCCGCTCAACGGCGTGTGGGTCGACGCGAACTTCAAGGAAGTGCAGCTCACGCACATGCGGATCGGCCAGCCGGTCGAGCTGACGGCCGACGTCTACGGCTCGTCGGTCAAGTACCAGGGCAAGGTGGTGGGCTTCTCGGCCGGCACCGGCTCGGCGTTCTCGCTGCTGCCGGCGCAGAACGCCACCGGCAACTGGATCAAGGTGGTGCAGCGCCTGCCGGTGCGCATCGCGCTCGATCCGCAGCAATTGCAGCAGCATCCGCTGCGCATCGGTCTGTCGATGCAGGTCGACGTCGACATCAAGGACGACCGCGGCGGCCAACTCGGCAACGTGCCGAACACGGTCTACCAGACCGACGTGTTCGCGAAGTACGGCGACGATGCCAATGCCGAGATCGCCCGGATCATCGCGGAGAACGCCGGCGGCGCCGCGCCGGCCGCCACGAAGCCCGCCGCCGGCGCCACGCCGAAGCGGATGTAA
- a CDS encoding efflux transporter outer membrane subunit codes for MSTFESRAAANVPRKGLWPARAAGPLAGAALALALAGCANYAGIHSDKQVAPASQFDSAQSLPAEGGHWPALDWANQFGDPQLPRLIDEAVDGNPTIAQAQARLAKASSYIESSRATLFPKIEGSYSWTRELYSGNGLYPPPYGGNWFSENNVLASASWELDLWGKNREKLKAAVSQQKAAQAEYQQARITLAVSIARAYNQLAQLYALREIARHEITNRETVGKITEGRVGAGLDTNVERQTARGNVATSESTLSDLDGRITTVRYQLAALLGKGPDRGLKIDTPVLNPGGAIALPDNIPADLVSRRADLVAARWQVEAAAHDVKETKTEFFPDVNLAAGFGFDAFGWGQFLKFASRQAQFGPAIHLPIFYGGALRAQLKGAYADYDLSVANYNQTLIGALNDVATQVSSIRAIDRQMGDAQRALDAATRAYELAVIRYKAGLSPQLQVLSADNGRLDAEQSVTSLVMRRRDLQIGLISALGGGFDAAGTPLAAAGPAAQAAASAAPASATQQQAAN; via the coding sequence ATGTCCACTTTCGAGTCACGGGCGGCGGCAAACGTGCCGCGCAAGGGCTTGTGGCCGGCACGCGCCGCCGGCCCCCTCGCCGGGGCCGCGCTGGCGCTGGCGTTGGCCGGCTGCGCGAACTACGCCGGCATCCACAGCGACAAGCAAGTCGCGCCGGCCTCGCAGTTCGACAGCGCGCAAAGCCTGCCGGCCGAGGGCGGCCACTGGCCGGCGCTCGACTGGGCCAACCAGTTCGGCGACCCGCAGCTGCCGCGCCTGATCGACGAGGCCGTGGACGGCAACCCGACCATCGCGCAGGCGCAGGCACGGCTCGCGAAGGCGTCTTCGTACATCGAATCGTCGCGCGCGACGCTATTCCCGAAGATCGAAGGCAGCTACTCGTGGACCCGCGAGCTGTATTCGGGCAACGGCCTTTATCCGCCGCCCTACGGCGGCAACTGGTTCAGCGAGAACAACGTGCTGGCGAGCGCGTCGTGGGAACTCGACCTCTGGGGCAAGAATCGCGAGAAGCTGAAGGCGGCGGTATCGCAGCAGAAGGCCGCGCAGGCCGAATACCAGCAGGCACGCATCACGCTTGCGGTGTCGATCGCGCGCGCCTACAACCAGCTCGCCCAGCTTTACGCGTTGCGTGAGATCGCACGCCACGAGATCACCAACCGCGAGACGGTCGGCAAGATCACCGAGGGCCGCGTCGGCGCCGGGCTCGACACCAACGTCGAGCGGCAGACCGCGCGCGGCAACGTCGCCACCAGCGAATCGACGCTGTCCGATCTCGACGGCCGGATCACCACGGTGCGCTACCAACTCGCCGCGCTGCTCGGCAAGGGCCCCGATCGCGGCCTGAAGATCGACACGCCGGTGCTGAACCCGGGCGGCGCGATCGCGCTGCCCGACAACATCCCGGCCGACCTGGTATCGCGCCGGGCCGATCTGGTCGCCGCGCGCTGGCAGGTCGAGGCGGCGGCGCACGACGTGAAGGAAACCAAGACCGAGTTCTTCCCCGACGTGAACCTCGCGGCCGGCTTCGGCTTCGATGCGTTCGGCTGGGGCCAGTTCCTGAAGTTCGCGAGCCGCCAGGCCCAGTTCGGCCCGGCCATTCACCTGCCGATCTTCTATGGCGGCGCATTGCGCGCGCAGTTGAAGGGCGCCTACGCGGACTACGACCTGAGCGTGGCGAATTACAACCAGACGCTGATCGGCGCGCTCAACGACGTCGCCACGCAGGTTTCGTCGATCCGCGCGATCGACCGGCAGATGGGCGACGCGCAACGCGCGCTCGACGCCGCGACGCGCGCCTACGAGCTTGCCGTGATCCGCTACAAGGCCGGCCTCTCGCCGCAGTTGCAGGTGCTGAGCGCCGACAACGGCCGGCTCGACGCCGAGCAGTCGGTAACGAGCCTCGTGATGCGCCGCCGCGACCTGCAGATCGGCCTGATCAGCGCGCTCGGCGGCGGCTTCGACGCGGCCGGCACGCCGCTCGCGGCCGCCGGCCCGGCAGCGCAGGCGGCCGCGTCAGCCGCGCCGGCATCGGCAACGCAGCAGCAGGCCGCCAACTGA
- a CDS encoding MarR family winged helix-turn-helix transcriptional regulator has translation MPDPSTPSPAGPSVSAYPINDSVGYLLSRVRSLMTNLVTQRTQTELGITGTQASMLFMLAVGKCSTAAELAREYAIDASAVTRLLDRVEKRGLLSRVRSHEDRRVVRLELTDEGRELAERMPEIFISVLDRLLDGFTPEEVGFLKSMLRRILSNYCGEGNTGGGTTAS, from the coding sequence ATGCCGGATCCTTCCACGCCCTCGCCGGCCGGCCCGTCCGTGTCCGCGTATCCGATCAACGACAGCGTCGGCTACCTGCTCTCGCGCGTGCGCTCGCTGATGACGAACCTCGTCACGCAGCGCACCCAGACGGAGCTGGGGATCACCGGCACCCAGGCCAGCATGCTGTTCATGCTCGCGGTCGGCAAATGCTCGACGGCGGCCGAGCTGGCGCGCGAATATGCGATCGACGCGAGCGCCGTGACGCGCCTGCTCGACCGCGTCGAGAAGCGCGGGCTGCTGTCGCGCGTGCGCAGCCACGAGGACCGGCGCGTGGTGCGCCTCGAACTGACCGACGAGGGCCGCGAACTCGCGGAACGGATGCCGGAGATCTTCATCAGCGTGCTCGACCGCCTCCTCGACGGCTTCACGCCCGAGGAAGTCGGTTTCCTGAAAAGCATGCTGCGCCGCATCCTCAGCAACTACTGCGGCGAGGGCAACACCGGCGGCGGCACCACCGCCTCGTAA
- the typA gene encoding translational GTPase TypA, whose protein sequence is MTRALRNIAIIAHVDHGKTTLVDQLLRQSGTFRENQQMVERVMDSNDIEKERGITILAKNCAVEYEGTHINIVDTPGHADFGGEVERVLSMVDSVLLLVDAVEGPMPQTRFVTKKALALGLKPIVVINKIDRPGARIDWVINQTFDLFDKLGATEEQLDFPIVYASGLNGYASLDSSAREGDMRPLFEAILEHVPVRPADPDAPLQLQITSLDYSTYVGRIGVGRITRGRIKPGQPVVMRFGPEGDVLNRKINQVLSFKGLERVQVDSAEAGDIVLINGIEDVGIGATICAVDTPEALPMITVDEPTLTMNFLVNSSPLAGREGKFVTSRQIRDRLMKELNHNVALRVRDTGDETVFEVSGRGELHLTILVENMRREGYELAVSRPRVVMQEINGEKHEPYELLTVDVEDEHQGGVMEELGRRKGEMLDMASDGRGRTRLEYKISARGLIGFQSEFLTLTRGTGLMSHIFDSYSPVKDGSVGERRNGVLISQDDGAAVAYALWKLQDRGRMFVKPGDALYEGMIIGIHSRDNDLVVNPIKGKQLTNVRASGTDEAVRLVPPIQMSLEYAVEFIDDDELVEVTPQSIRLRKRHLKEHERRRASREAE, encoded by the coding sequence ATGACCCGCGCCCTTCGCAACATCGCCATCATCGCCCACGTCGACCACGGCAAGACTACGCTCGTGGACCAACTGCTGCGCCAGTCCGGCACCTTCCGCGAGAACCAGCAGATGGTCGAGCGGGTGATGGACTCGAACGACATCGAAAAAGAGCGCGGGATCACGATCCTCGCGAAGAACTGCGCGGTCGAATACGAAGGCACCCACATCAACATCGTCGATACGCCGGGGCACGCCGACTTCGGTGGCGAGGTCGAGCGCGTGCTGTCGATGGTCGATTCGGTGCTGCTGCTGGTCGACGCGGTCGAAGGCCCGATGCCGCAGACGCGCTTCGTCACGAAGAAGGCGCTCGCGCTCGGCCTGAAGCCGATCGTCGTGATCAACAAGATCGACCGTCCGGGCGCGCGCATCGACTGGGTGATCAACCAGACCTTCGACCTGTTCGACAAGCTCGGCGCGACCGAGGAGCAGCTCGACTTCCCGATCGTCTACGCGTCGGGCCTGAACGGCTACGCGTCGCTCGATTCGTCGGCGCGCGAAGGCGACATGCGTCCCCTCTTCGAGGCGATCCTCGAGCACGTGCCGGTCCGCCCGGCCGATCCGGACGCGCCGCTGCAGTTGCAGATCACCTCGCTCGACTATTCGACCTACGTTGGCCGCATCGGCGTCGGCCGCATCACGCGCGGCCGCATCAAGCCGGGCCAGCCGGTGGTGATGCGCTTCGGTCCGGAAGGCGACGTGCTGAACCGCAAGATCAACCAGGTGCTGTCGTTCAAGGGCCTCGAGCGCGTGCAGGTGGACTCGGCCGAAGCGGGCGACATCGTGCTGATCAACGGTATCGAGGATGTCGGCATCGGCGCGACGATCTGCGCCGTCGACACGCCCGAGGCGCTGCCGATGATCACCGTCGACGAGCCGACGCTGACGATGAACTTCCTCGTCAACTCGTCGCCGCTGGCGGGCCGCGAAGGCAAGTTCGTGACGAGCCGCCAGATCCGCGATCGCCTGATGAAGGAACTGAATCACAACGTGGCGCTGCGCGTGCGCGATACCGGCGACGAAACCGTGTTCGAGGTGTCGGGCCGCGGCGAACTGCACCTGACGATCCTGGTCGAGAACATGCGCCGCGAAGGCTACGAGCTGGCCGTGTCGCGTCCGCGCGTGGTGATGCAGGAAATCAACGGCGAGAAGCACGAGCCGTATGAGCTGCTGACGGTGGACGTCGAGGATGAGCACCAGGGCGGCGTGATGGAGGAACTGGGCCGCCGCAAGGGCGAAATGCTCGACATGGCCTCGGACGGCCGCGGCCGCACGCGCCTCGAGTACAAGATCTCGGCACGGGGCCTGATCGGCTTCCAGAGCGAGTTCCTGACGCTCACGCGCGGCACGGGCCTGATGAGCCACATCTTCGATTCGTACTCGCCGGTGAAGGACGGTTCGGTCGGCGAGCGCCGCAATGGCGTGCTGATCTCGCAGGACGACGGCGCGGCCGTCGCCTACGCGCTCTGGAAGCTGCAGGATCGCGGCCGCATGTTCGTGAAGCCGGGCGACGCGCTGTACGAAGGCATGATCATCGGCATCCACAGCCGCGACAACGACCTGGTCGTGAACCCGATCAAGGGCAAGCAGCTGACCAACGTGCGCGCCTCGGGCACCGACGAAGCCGTGCGCCTCGTGCCGCCGATCCAGATGTCGCTCGAGTACGCGGTCGAATTCATCGATGACGACGAGCTCGTCGAAGTGACGCCGCAGTCGATCCGCCTGCGCAAGCGCCACCTGAAGGAACACGAGCGCCGCCGCGCGAGCCGCGAAGCCGAGTGA
- a CDS encoding 2-oxoglutarate dehydrogenase E1 component has protein sequence MSDVMKQFQLNSYLFGGNASYVEELYEAYLDNPASVPDNWREYFDALQNVPATDGSNANDVAHNPIVESFAQRAKANAFIPRESSGGNLATARKQVHVQSLISAYRFLGSQWANLDPLKRRERPAIPELEPAFYDFSEADLDQTFSASNLYFGFEQASLRDIVKSLRDTYCGTIGVEYMYIGDPEQKRWWQERLESTRATPNFSADKKKHVLNRLTAAEGLERYLHTKYVGQKRFSLEGGESFIAAMDEVVQHSGSKGVQEIVIGMAHRGRLNVLVNTLGKMPADLFAEFEGKHVDDLPAGDVKYHKGFSSDIATEGGPVHLSLAFNPSHLEIVNPVVEGSAKARMDRRGDADGLQVLPVQIHGDAAFAGQGVVMETLNLAQTRGYGTHGTLHIVINNQIGFTTSDPRDARSTLYCTDVVKMIEAPVLHVNGDDPEAVVLAVQIAIDYRMQFHKDVVIDIVCFRKLGHNEQDTPAVTQPLMYKKIAQHPGTRALYAEKLVQQGVITAEQGDEFVKAYRKAMDDGHHTVDPVLSNYKSKYAVDWVPFLNRKWTDAADTAVPLAELKRIGERITTVPENFKVHPLVERVINDRRKMAQGDQPLDWGMGEHLAFASLVSSGYAVRLTGQDSGRGTFTHRHAVLHDQNRERWNDGTYVPLQNVSEGQANFTVIDSVLSEEAVLGFEYGYSTAEPNTLVLWEAQFGDFVNGAQVVIDQFISSGEVKWGRVSGLTMLLPHGYEGQGPEHSSTRIERFLQLCADHNMQVVQPTTPAQIFHLLRRQMIRLFRKPLIVATPKSLLRHKEAVSDLSELAKGSFLPVIGEVDETIDAKKVKRVIACSGRVYYDIVAHRREAKAHDVAIVRIEQLYPFAHKQFEAEMKKYDNATEVVWVQDEPQNQGPWFYIEHHLKEGMKEGQKLAYSGRPASASPAVGYYAKHYEQQKALIEGAFGRLKSASIAK, from the coding sequence ATGTCAGATGTAATGAAGCAGTTCCAGCTGAACTCCTATCTGTTCGGCGGCAATGCTTCGTATGTAGAAGAACTGTACGAAGCCTACCTGGACAATCCGGCATCGGTGCCGGACAACTGGCGCGAGTATTTCGACGCGCTGCAGAATGTGCCGGCGACGGACGGTTCGAATGCGAACGATGTTGCCCACAATCCGATCGTCGAATCGTTCGCCCAGCGTGCGAAGGCCAACGCCTTCATTCCGCGTGAAAGCAGCGGCGGCAATCTCGCCACCGCCCGCAAGCAGGTCCACGTCCAGTCCCTGATCAGCGCGTATCGGTTCCTCGGCTCGCAATGGGCCAATCTCGATCCCCTGAAGCGCCGCGAACGTCCCGCGATCCCCGAACTCGAACCCGCGTTCTACGACTTCTCCGAGGCCGACCTCGACCAGACGTTCAGCGCGAGCAACCTGTATTTCGGTTTCGAGCAGGCTTCGCTGCGTGACATCGTCAAATCGCTGCGCGACACGTACTGCGGCACGATCGGCGTCGAGTACATGTACATCGGCGATCCGGAGCAGAAGCGCTGGTGGCAGGAGCGTCTCGAATCGACGCGCGCCACGCCGAACTTCAGCGCGGACAAGAAGAAGCACGTGCTGAACCGCCTGACGGCCGCCGAAGGCCTCGAGCGCTACCTGCACACCAAGTACGTCGGCCAGAAGCGCTTCTCGCTCGAAGGCGGCGAGAGCTTCATCGCGGCGATGGACGAAGTGGTCCAGCACTCGGGCTCGAAGGGCGTGCAGGAGATCGTGATCGGCATGGCCCACCGCGGCCGCCTGAACGTGCTCGTGAACACGCTCGGCAAGATGCCGGCGGATCTGTTCGCCGAATTCGAAGGCAAGCACGTCGACGACCTGCCGGCCGGCGACGTCAAGTATCACAAGGGTTTCTCGTCGGACATCGCGACCGAGGGCGGTCCGGTCCACCTGTCGCTGGCGTTCAACCCGTCGCACCTGGAAATCGTCAACCCGGTGGTCGAGGGCTCGGCGAAGGCGCGAATGGACCGTCGCGGCGACGCGGACGGCCTGCAGGTGCTGCCGGTGCAGATCCACGGCGACGCGGCCTTCGCTGGCCAGGGCGTCGTGATGGAAACGCTGAACCTCGCGCAGACGCGCGGCTACGGCACGCACGGCACGCTGCACATCGTCATCAACAACCAGATCGGTTTCACGACGTCGGACCCGCGCGATGCGCGCTCGACGCTGTACTGCACCGACGTGGTCAAGATGATCGAGGCGCCGGTGCTGCACGTGAACGGCGACGATCCGGAAGCGGTGGTCCTCGCGGTGCAGATCGCGATCGACTATCGCATGCAGTTCCACAAGGATGTCGTGATCGACATCGTCTGCTTCCGCAAGCTCGGCCACAACGAGCAGGACACGCCGGCCGTCACGCAGCCGTTGATGTACAAGAAGATCGCGCAGCACCCGGGCACCCGTGCGCTGTACGCCGAGAAGCTGGTGCAGCAGGGCGTGATCACCGCCGAGCAGGGCGACGAGTTCGTCAAGGCCTACCGCAAGGCGATGGACGACGGCCACCACACGGTCGATCCGGTGCTCTCGAACTACAAGAGCAAGTACGCGGTCGACTGGGTGCCGTTCCTGAACCGCAAGTGGACCGACGCGGCCGACACGGCCGTGCCGCTCGCCGAACTGAAGCGCATCGGCGAACGCATCACGACGGTGCCGGAGAACTTCAAGGTCCACCCGCTCGTCGAGCGCGTGATCAACGACCGCCGCAAGATGGCGCAGGGCGACCAGCCGCTGGACTGGGGCATGGGCGAGCACCTCGCGTTCGCCTCGCTGGTCTCGTCCGGCTACGCCGTGCGCCTGACCGGCCAGGATTCGGGCCGCGGCACGTTCACGCACCGCCACGCGGTGCTGCACGACCAGAACCGCGAGCGCTGGAACGACGGCACCTACGTGCCGCTGCAGAACGTCTCGGAAGGCCAGGCGAACTTCACGGTGATCGACTCGGTGCTGTCGGAAGAAGCGGTGCTCGGCTTCGAGTACGGCTACTCGACCGCGGAACCGAACACGCTGGTGCTGTGGGAAGCGCAGTTCGGCGACTTCGTGAACGGCGCGCAGGTCGTGATCGACCAGTTCATCTCGTCGGGCGAAGTGAAGTGGGGCCGCGTCTCGGGCCTGACGATGCTGCTGCCGCACGGCTACGAAGGCCAGGGTCCGGAGCACTCGTCGACGCGTATCGAGCGTTTCCTGCAACTGTGCGCGGATCACAACATGCAGGTGGTCCAGCCGACCACGCCGGCGCAGATCTTCCACCTGCTGCGCCGCCAGATGATCCGCCTGTTCCGCAAGCCGCTGATCGTGGCGACGCCGAAGTCGCTGCTGCGTCACAAGGAAGCCGTGTCGGACCTGTCCGAACTGGCGAAGGGCTCGTTCCTGCCGGTGATCGGCGAGGTCGACGAGACGATCGACGCGAAGAAGGTCAAGCGCGTGATCGCCTGCTCGGGGCGCGTCTATTACGACATCGTCGCGCACCGCCGCGAAGCCAAGGCGCACGACGTCGCGATCGTCCGGATCGAGCAGCTCTA